GTTACATTCGCATTCATCATTCTCTTGGCAGCATCCATCGTGGTTATCGCAGCAATCCACGCTCACCACGAGTGCGTTGCTGGTTATACCGTACTGGACTATGGTCGCCCCTTCGTTCAGGTTGTACTCGCCGCACGAGGTAAACTCCTGCTGCCCTCCGGGGTTCAGCCGGGTGAACACTGTAATGTTCATGTGGACGCTCCCCCCCGCTGGAACGGTCACGTTCCACTCCATCTTCGTGGCCGGCTGGGCGTCATTTCCGCCATGTCCCCCTCCACAGTGCCCTCCGCACTGGTTGCCGTCGTTCGCTGCCCAGAACCTGTACGTGCCGGCACTTGCGCTGGTTCCACCCAGGCTCACGTTGAACTCCGCAGGGATGGTGTCGGTTATAGTCATGGTGAGGTCATCGTCGGTTGGGTTTGTCACCAGTATCTGGAAGACCCATTCCTGGTACGTTTTCAGGGGTATTCCGCTGGTGTTGCCGTGGAGGAGTATCTTTTCTATGGTTGGATCGCCCGTCACGACGATTTTTATTGGGCAGGTCTCCACAACGGCGTCTCCGCCATTCCACCGGGCGTGCATTTCAATCGGGATTACGTACTCTCCCGGTGCGACATCGCTTACGTTCACGTGGCCGGTAAACGTGTACTCATCCCCCGAAGCTATCATCCGCTCGGCGCCGTCTTCGGTTTCTATGAACACCTCCGCGTTGCCCGGAAGGTCGGAGTAGTCCGGGTCGAGCGATATCCATACGTCCTTCATCTCGTTCAGGTAGTTTCTTACCGTCAGTGCATCAAAGTCAGTCTCGCTGTACGGGCTGACCTCAACAACTGCGGCATAGCCGTCTTCACAGTCAAAGCCGAGGTACTCCTTATCGTGGGGAACAACGGCAACTTTGACTTCCCTCGATGCTTCAAAGTTTACAAAGGTTCCACTGGAGCCTACGAGAATCAGCGATGCCAGTGCGAACGTTATAATAATTGAGAACAGAGCTTTCATATCCTAAACACCTCCGATATCCCTCTACGGAAGGAAGTTCTCCTTCTCTTGATTCTAAGAACATCCTCGTTTCCGATGCCTGAGATTACGTAGAACGCCCCAAGGAACAGGGAAAGTTCTACCAGAATGGCGAGGAGAGGCATAACCGGGTTGATACCGTACAGGTACGTGATCACGGACTTCGGGAGCAGGGGCATGTACGCGTTTATCCTGACCTTGGCCACGTATATTGAGGTTCTTTTTGGGGCGGTTACACCCACCACTATGCTCTTCTCCTCCCCTTTACTGAGTTCAAACTGGGTCTCGGTTATGTAATCAATATCGGGCGAACTCGCGGAGATGTAGTAGTACATCGGATAAAAGTTCTTGTTCTGGAGGGATATCTCCTGCTCAAAGCTCTCCCCGGGCAGATACCACCCTTCTCGTACACCTCCAGCGGATGTTACTGCGTATTCAATTGGGAACATCTGCCAGGATACAAAGGTCGCGGCCGAAACCATGACCAGAAGGAGAACGGCCGATAGTAGGTAGAGGGTCTTGAACTTGATACGAATGAACCGTTTTCCCCGTTTCCTTTTTTCCTTCTCCCCCCCGGTGAATGCAAAGACACCAAAAATCACCAGCAGGCCTGCTATGATCATTTTTCCTTGATCCGATAAGTTGGCATCGTTCAGGTACAGTCCCAATTTAGGCACGGTTATGGGGTTTCCGTTTATGGCTATAACCTTGCCACCTATCTGCCCCTCTGTTATTGGGGGTGTGTTTCTGCTCTGCTGGTCGGTTGCTATGTTGTTGTCTCCTCTCGTGAGATATCCCGCCTCCACTATTCCCACTACCCTGTGAACGGTCCATGTTCCACCGGCGTTAAACACGACTATGTCCCCAACCTGCGGATTGCGCGCAAACGGGTTTATGAAAAACACGTCTCCCTTGTCTATGGTGGGCGACATGCTGCTGGAGTACGCGTACGAGATGAAAACTGGCCTGTCCATAAGAACCCCAAGAAGTGAGCCGATGAGAATTATCCCAACGAACGCAAGAATTCCGTATTCGATTATTTTATTCATTCACAACCGCCCCCCTGAGCGGTTATTACAATGCTCGTCTCGTAGTCCCCGAGTTCTAGCCCGTGGGTATCGAAGCGCATCCCTACGTCAACGCTCTGGTTTGCCTGAATTTCTACCCTGAGTTCACTGCTCCAGTTGCCGCTGAAGTTACTTTCAAAAAATCCGATGTTCTCTGAGTTTGAGGATATCAGAACGCATATCACAGGGAAGCCGGTTTCGCTCTCGTTATTTTCCACGGTGAAAATCCTGTTGAAGGTGTAAACGCTGTCCTTGCTGAGTCCCTTCCCGTAGCCCGGGTAGAGGGGACTCTGGTCGCTTATTTCAACCCTCAAAAACCCGTCACTCAGGTAAGCGTAAGGCGGGAGGGGGGTCTCAATGGGAATGCCGGCTCCATCGGGAACACCGTATACAACCACCGGTATGGCATCACCGGGATATATCGTGCCAATCCCTATTATCAATAGAATCGCCAGTCCAACTCCAGTCATAATTTTGGTTCTTGTTCCCATTCTTTTCCCCCTCATAATAATTTATGGAAAGGAGCAAATGCTCCGAAATGAAACCATTCTATTCAGTCTACCTCAGGGCAGGCTCCCGCGTAGGCGGTTATTGAGAGCTTTCCGTCGAACATGTCGCCGTCAACCATGTCGGTGCTGTCAAGGATCATTCCAATCTCTACCATGTCACCGGGCATCACGGTGAAAGTCAACGCAGTTGCTCCCGGCTGTCCCGTGTAGTCACCAGTGAAGAACAGTATGTTGCCACCGGCGCCTTCATACTCGCTTGCCGAGTACTGAATGTGAACACAGATGGGCATGTCCTCCCAAAGGTCGTTGCTCACGCCGAAAACTCCCTTGAAAACGTATGTGCTGTTCGGGCTCACACCCATACCAAAGCCTTCCATCCAGTTGCTGTTGCCAGTGCTCAGGTCAACAACAAGGGTGCCGTCATCGTCTATGAAG
This window of the Thermococcus sp. genome carries:
- a CDS encoding signal peptidase I codes for the protein MNKIIEYGILAFVGIILIGSLLGVLMDRPVFISYAYSSSMSPTIDKGDVFFINPFARNPQVGDIVVFNAGGTWTVHRVVGIVEAGYLTRGDNNIATDQQSRNTPPITEGQIGGKVIAINGNPITVPKLGLYLNDANLSDQGKMIIAGLLVIFGVFAFTGGEKEKRKRGKRFIRIKFKTLYLLSAVLLLVMVSAATFVSWQMFPIEYAVTSAGGVREGWYLPGESFEQEISLQNKNFYPMYYYISASSPDIDYITETQFELSKGEEKSIVVGVTAPKRTSIYVAKVRINAYMPLLPKSVITYLYGINPVMPLLAILVELSLFLGAFYVISGIGNEDVLRIKRRRTSFRRGISEVFRI
- a CDS encoding DUF1102 domain-containing protein, producing MGTRTKIMTGVGLAILLIIGIGTIYPGDAIPVVVYGVPDGAGIPIETPLPPYAYLSDGFLRVEISDQSPLYPGYGKGLSKDSVYTFNRIFTVENNESETGFPVICVLISSNSENIGFFESNFSGNWSSELRVEIQANQSVDVGMRFDTHGLELGDYETSIVITAQGGGCE
- a CDS encoding DUF1102 domain-containing protein, with the translated sequence MRKILGMFILIAGILIAVTASSAHFAYFEASRDVHVAVVPDDVEFIDLVPLQQYAFIDDDGTLVVDLSTGNSNWMEGFGMGVSPNSTYVFKGVFGVSNDLWEDMPICVHIQYSASEYEGAGGNILFFTGDYTGQPGATALTFTVMPGDMVEIGMILDSTDMVDGDMFDGKLSITAYAGACPEVD